The DNA segment ACCCATCTTTTTtgaacgtcaataactttttatacgtaacgtttttaaaaaaaaattacaccataataacaagttttttatctttaatatgagtaccatattgttatatttatatAGATAAAAAAATTGCGTATAACATGATATGAAGCCTACTGGaatgcaggtttaaaacaccatacGAAGAACATATACTAGAATGCAGGTGTAAAACATCATGAATGCAGGTGTAAATGCAAGTGTAaatgcaggtttaaaacaccatgcGAAAAACATACGAAGAATACATACTGGACTGAAGGTTTAAAACACTCTGAATGCAGGTTTAAGACACCATACGAAGAACACAGAATGTACTGCAGGTTTAAAGCACCATGAATTCAGGtttaagggtatgtttggcatggagcttttaggagcttctagctttaagcttttaagaaaaagctcctacttaataaaaagttttgtttgtttgaagaagctttaagcttttaggttaggagcttgaagcttttggttgaacgctactactagtagcgtttagaaggagctacaagcttttagagaaaaataactattttaacctctcaaaataagaaactttttaatgcaccaactttctaaatttttagttatgtccattttagtaattttatacattttattaaaagctccagctactctaccaaacaccaaatatatctaaaaagctacagctactagctaccagctacagctaccagcttccagccaccagctaccagcttTCAGCTACCAGCCACTAGCTagttttgccaaacataccctaaaacACCATGAACAcaggtttaaaacaccacacaTAATGTGCAGTGCAATCattccagatgttaaaacaccatggttGTATTACGATTCAAGTTGTGGTGTTTTTGGAATCTGAATAGTGTTTTATACTTCCAGAATAATCAAAATCATTCTAGATGTTAAAACACTATGACTGTATTGGATCCAAGCTGTAGTGTTTTCTGGAATTTGTAAGGTATTTTATACTTGTGAATTAACAAAAATGTTGATATGAATTTTATGGATTAAACAATGGTTGAGACCATAATTCGACAGAAAGATACCAAATATATGTTTCCTAAAATCTCTCAAAACAGTTATGAAAAGATTTTGTTAATTAAAATGACTGTTATTGAATTTAATATATTACCCACAATCTCTAATTTTAATTAAAGACACATGCCTTACCatattatttcttacacttctcacacacTTGTCACTTTTTATAGTATCTTTAATCTATATATATACAACATAAGAAGAAAATGAAGAGCTAGTATGTGTAAAAGATGGAGATATAGGATAAGACGATAAGTGGGAGAAAGATGGGGCCATAAGCTCCAGTAGGGATGCGCTCGATACCAACCGGTACGGGTACCCAAAATACTGGTATTGAAATTTCTAAAAAATGGGTACCGGactaccggtaccgaaaatacccaaTACGGTACGGTTCGGAccagtatttgaaggtaaaaaccagTAAATATCAGTACCAGACCAGTACAAATAATGCTAAATGTCAATCGATATCAAAAATCATGTCGGTTACTATTTGCTCATCCTAAGCTCCAGGAGAATGGTGGGGGAGGGGAAGCATGGACTCCCCTTGTGGCTGGTGCCCTCCCTTACAAAGGAAAGGGTATGAGCCATATCAAGCCCAATGGGCCTCACATGTCTAAAAGACTAAAACCAAGTTATATGCTAAGCTCAATTCAGAACTCCAGTCATCACCTCTCAATATCCATTTAGTATTTAGTTGGGTCACAGGTCATGTTATTAACGATCCAATCTGATCCGTCATTCCGTCCCATCGACAAACCTTGATGTATCTAGACGTAGCATTTTCGACTAAGTTACCTACCAATGAGTCGCTTCAAGTAAAGTCTACAGGTAAATAATCAAAATCGGTAGAAAAACGGGTTGAACATGTCAAAAGTAGCCCAAAGCCCAAATTCCACGGCCGTTGCAACACCAAAGGGTATTTTACATAACAGGTAACCATGGCATCTGCCGAAAATACAGAACATACTTGTATTGTATAACTAGGGTCGAAAGCGCAAGAAACAACCAAAACTCCAAACCTTTCGGTTCTACCATCTCTTGTATTTAATTCTAGCTAATGCATAATTTTAAATCTTGCAGAAACAAAAAACATATACAACCAACTTCTCGTTTCTTCAGACAAACATAGACGGATTGACACATACAAAAGACCACCTTAAATATCTATGACCCCACAACACCCTGCGGAACCTGCATATTCATTTGCTTCTTCACATAATCCGGAATTAACCTGTTGATGAGCTCCATAGATGCTCCTGCTAACTGAATAACCGCCAAAaagaatatataaataaataaatactaacaataacaataataaatgaATTGACTAACATGTACAATACCTCTTGTTTGAAGTCGAAGAGAGGAGGTAACGGTCGGCCATTTGGTAGGTGAACATTAGGTTGGCGCAGCTCATCAAAAAACGGATGTGCTATCGCTTCAAGCTAATAATAATCCAAAAATTAAGagtaaattaattaattaattaatataatatattaatatatcatGACTTTATTTAAAATAAACTTACAGCATTGCAGCGAAGACTTGGAGAGTACTGTAGAAGGCGAGAAGCGAGATCAATTGCTTCAGGAGGCATCCGCTTGTGAAAAACCTTAAAACAAACAGAAAATAGATTACACGTCACATTAAATTTACATAAATCAACAACTACTAAATCATACATACCTTATGCCATGGATGAGCCTTAATTTGCGGAAATCTGAAATCGTTGTAGTTCGGGTTCATGCAACGGATTTCTTCTCGAGTTGGTGTGCCCAAAACCTGATACAAACCAAccataaaaaattataaaattattaTAAGATAAGATTTTATATCGTTATTGACTTATTGATTGATTACTGCACCTTGATGATCTCCACAAGCTGATCCACCGCATTTTCTCCGGGAAATAGAGGCTGTAAGAGCATTAATTTTAGTAAATGGTTATTGAAATGTTATGACAACGGTTGTTTAAGTTGCGAACCTGTCCGAGAAGAAGTTCGGCCAGAATGCAACCAGCAGACCAAATATCGATTGAAGTGGTGTATTCCGTAGCGCCAAAAATGAGTTCTGGTGCACGATAGAAACGTGAACATATGTATGATATGTTCGGTTCTCCCCTCACCTAACCACAGTCAAATATATGGTCAAATATGACGTCTAAATCCCAAGAAAAAAAATACTTCTATGAACAAGTAACGTACTAGCATTTTTGCACTTCCAAAATCACAAATCTTGACTTGGTGAGTCAAAGGGTCCACCTGTGGAAAAGTAAATAAATAAGCTTTAAGAGACTCATAAAATATCAAAATGAGAACAaaaaaagagtaaagtacacggaaggttcctgtggttaaccaaaattttggatttagtccctagctttcccaaagtacacggatggtccctgtggtttgtactttgtaacacatttagtccccaacttttacCAAAGGTACATGGATGATCCATGTGGTTTCCACTTCATAACACATTTAGTCACTAAAAGTTGGAGACTAAaaacgttacaaagtgcaaaccataaggaccattcgtgtacttttggcaaaggttgaggactaaatgcgttataaagtgcaatagggaccatccgtgtgcttttggaaagctagggactaaatccaaaatttcggttaaccacagggaccgtctgtgtactttactcataaaaacaaagaaaaaaaaatctcACCAAAACGTTCTGAGGTTTCAAGTCCCTGTGGCATACTCCGGTAACCATGTGCATGTACGCCAGGCCCCTAAAGATCTGAAATGTTTACTCGTTAGTCCCCGTTAAAAGAAAGAAACAAAACCGGCCATTGTGATGAAGGAAAAAAAGTAAAACTCACTTGATATGTATAAAGTTTCACGTAAATAAGGGGCATGCTTTGGTGTAGATTTTCATAATGTTTTAAAACTCGATAAATCGTCTCCGGGACGTATTCCATGACTAGGTTTAAAAAAACCTCGTCTCTGCTTGTAGTAGAAAAGAAACAATGTTTTAAGGAAACGACGTTTGGGTGGTCCATCGCGCGCATTAATTGCAACTCGCGGTTCTTGTATCTTCGGTCTTGCAAAACCTTTTTTATCGCAACGGTTTCTCCAGTTTCTAAGCATTTTGCCTGAAATAGtaaaagattagaaaaaaaatagtaaaacacATATATGATAAGTTTAACAGAAAGAAACACTATTCATGTACCTGGAAAACGGTTCCAAAAGATCCGGTCCCTACAACACGCTCTGCCATGTAACTAAGGGTCTGCACAAAGTGGAAATAATCTATTTAAAAATTTGGAAATTTGATAATGATTATGATTTAACCAAAATGTATATGTGTACGTCACGAGAAGGTTGGACCGATACGCAATTAATACAGGATTGACCAATCAAACATGATTACAGTTGACCAATAGGACTCGCTTTCAAGAACCGAATACAAGATTCAGAACAGTGATGCGATTTTAACACAAAACTCTATACGAAATGAAGCGTACTGCGTACCTGTTTCGGTTCTCCATTCTTGCCTCCGATTGTGGTTGATATGATGTGACCAGCTTCTGCTTCATTCCCATCGACAACAGGAGCCGACATTTCCTGCAACATTTAAAATGTAATCTAGTCGAACGATAACTGATGTTCTTTAAGAAGAACAAATGCCCAAAAATACCCTTTTTGTTACTTTATTAGTAAAATATATAACAATCAAGAACGCGCCGTTTcaacttccttttcttttccttacTCTACTATTTTAGTCCTGCTCTCTCACTGAAACGATATAGAACATTATCTATCGAAAAACATAAAGGAATCTATTTTTTTCAATGTTTGTATAGCAAAACCGTTATCGTTAGAAGTTTAAATAATTCTTGAAACCTTATAAGTTATAACTAATTTGATCTCATGATACCTAGAAGCAAGTTTTAgcaacaaaaaaaaattcaaagaaaaaaaaaacacaccatGGTACCAGATCGACTCAACGAATCAAGAACACATAAACACAACTCAAACAAACATAaacttcaaacacaaatcaaAACCCTACAACACACAACTGATCCAGCAAGAACCAACTAACAACAGCCCAAAACCCAACACAAATCACTAGATCATTACACACCTCTGAAACCCTAATTACAAACCTAACACACTACAACTCACCTTCACCAAACCATCACATTCACATCAAATAAAAAGTACCCATCTTACAAATCAAGCCCTAACTTCATAAAaagattcaagaatcaagaaacagaaaccctaaccTCAATTCTTGATGACCCAACACAGTTAGACTAATCTTTATACAAATCCATTGAAGACCCACAAATTTATAGGGAAAAAGAAAGGGTTTTAACAGAAGAAAGGGTTGGAAACATACCTTGGCACCGGGCATTCCGGGCTCCGGCGAGGTGAGCGTGACGGCAAAAAGGAGAAAAATTAGTTTTCCTCTTTTGGTGGGTTAAAGAAAAGCAAAAAGGAAtccttttttattaaattttccGGTCATAAAGAGACCCCATGACACAAACAATTACATGTGAATACAGCTCCACTCTCTTTTGGTATGTTCTGAGGTGATGAGAGAGAATGTGAGCAAACGCTATTTCTGTTGCTTTACCCCACAAAAAATTTAGAAAGATAATAAAAAAGGAGTCTTTTTTATGCTTTTTTATTTATCATGCTTTCGACC comes from the Helianthus annuus cultivar XRQ/B chromosome 4, HanXRQr2.0-SUNRISE, whole genome shotgun sequence genome and includes:
- the LOC110937157 gene encoding shaggy-related protein kinase iota isoform X2, yielding MPGAKEMSAPVVDGNEAEAGHIISTTIGGKNGEPKQTLSYMAERVVGTGSFGTVFQAKCLETGETVAIKKVLQDRRYKNRELQLMRAMDHPNVVSLKHCFFSTTSRDEVFLNLVMEYVPETIYRVLKHYENLHQSMPLIYVKLYTYQIFRGLAYMHMVTGVCHRDLKPQNVLVRGEPNISYICSRFYRAPELIFGATEYTTSIDIWSAGCILAELLLGQPLFPGENAVDQLVEIIKVLGTPTREEIRCMNPNYNDFRFPQIKAHPWHKVFHKRMPPEAIDLASRLLQYSPSLRCNALEAIAHPFFDELRQPNVHLPNGRPLPPLFDFKQELAGASMELINRLIPDYVKKQMNMQVPQGVVGS
- the LOC110937157 gene encoding shaggy-related protein kinase iota isoform X1, translated to MPGAKEMSAPVVDGNEAEAGHIISTTIGGKNGEPKQTLSYMAERVVGTGSFGTVFQAKCLETGETVAIKKVLQDRRYKNRELQLMRAMDHPNVVSLKHCFFSTTSRDEVFLNLVMEYVPETIYRVLKHYENLHQSMPLIYVKLYTYQIFRGLAYMHMVTGVCHRDLKPQNVLVDPLTHQVKICDFGSAKMLVRGEPNISYICSRFYRAPELIFGATEYTTSIDIWSAGCILAELLLGQPLFPGENAVDQLVEIIKVLGTPTREEIRCMNPNYNDFRFPQIKAHPWHKVFHKRMPPEAIDLASRLLQYSPSLRCNALEAIAHPFFDELRQPNVHLPNGRPLPPLFDFKQELAGASMELINRLIPDYVKKQMNMQVPQGVVGS